From the Variovorax paradoxus genome, the window TCGACCACGATGCCCGCGCCTTCGTGGCCGAGGATGGCGGGGAAGATGCCTTCGGGGTCGGCGCCCGAGAGCGTGTAGTAGTCGGTGTGGCAGATCCCCGTGGCCTTGATCTCGACCAGAACTTCGCCGAACTTCGGGCCTTCGAGGTCCACGGTTTCGATGGTGAGCGGGGCTCCGGATTTCCACGCGACGGCGGCTTTGGTTTTCATGGTGTTGGGTTCTTCAGAAAGCGGAAGGGATGAGGATACTCAGGCAGGGCCAGCAGGGAAGATACCCGACATGCCGATGAACCCGTGCAGGTGGCGGAAATCCCAGACCCAGTTGCGCAGTGCGGGAAATTCGTCGAGCGCGATGCCGCCTTCGCCGGCCAGCGCGACATAGGGGAAGCAGGCGAGGTCGGCAATCGTCGGCCCGGTCGCCGGGGCCAGCCAGCGCAGGCCGTTGGCCGCCTGTTCCGCGAGGTGGTCGTCGAGCACCCGGAATACCGCGCGGGCGCCCGCGCGGCAGGCTTCGATGTCGAGGTGGTCGTAGCCCAGCGCGTCGTGCAGCCGCGCGGCCGAGGCGGTGCGGGTGATCTCGTCGGCGGTGGCCAGCCACATCGCGACCTGGCCGCGCAGCTTCGGGTCGGCGGGATGCCACCGGCCTTGCGTGTCGTAGCGGCTGGCGAGGTACACGAGGATGGCTTGCGCGTCGCGCAGCACGAAGCCGTCGTCGTCGATCACCGGCAACTGGCCGAGCGGATTCACGTGGGCCAGGAACGCCGCGGACTTGTGCTCGCGGCCCGGGTGGAAATCGACCGGCACCGTCTCGAACGCCACGCCGAGCCATGCCAGCATCTGGCGCACCTTGAAGCAGTTGCCAGACAGCGGGTAGTCGTACAGCTTCATCGTCATGCGGCGGCCCTCGTGCCGAAGCGCATGCCGCGTTCGCGCAGCCAGCGCCGGTAGGTGACAGACGAGGTGTCGCCGCGCGTCGGCGTCTCGGCGCGGCCCTCGAGCGGCATGCGCTTGAAGGCATGGTTCTCGAGGATCGGCTTGTCCTGCCCGAAGATGGTTTGCTGGAAGGCGATGAGTTCGGCGTCGGTCGAGACGTCGTCGTAGCAGGCCAGCAGCGTGTGGGCGATGACGCGTTCCTCGTCGACTGGCTGCAGGAAGATGCCTATCGCGTCGAGTTCGCCCGCGCGGGAGCTCGACTTGTAGAGCATGGCCGAGAAGGGCTGCATCACGCGGTACTTGTAGAACACCTCGCTGCCCGAATCGTGTGCGGCCGACGCGCGCGGCTGCCAGAAGCGGCAGTCGGTGGCCCAGATCTCGCCGGTGGCGGGCTCGATGTTCACCTGGTACTGCGCGACTTCGGTGTGCGGCACCTTGCCGAGGTAGTCGGCGTGAACGAACGGGAAATGCGCCATGTCCAGAAAGTTCTCGATCACGCGCAGGCCCGACACCGCGACGCCGATGCCACCGCAATCGATGGCGCGGCGGCCCGGTTCGCCGTACTCGGGGAAGTCGAACAACGGCCGCGCAGGACGGCCGCTGGGGCAGACCCAGAAATGACCGTAGCGCGATTGCACGGCCAGGGGCCGCTCGCCCAGGCGGCATTGCGGCGTGCCGTCCGCGTCGCTCCAGAGCCGCACGGTTTCGCCGAGCAGGCGGGTGGTGCGTGGCTCGGGCGTGGCAGAGCCGGCCACGAGCCAGTCGTCGAGCATGTTGGGATCGTCGGTGGCGAAGGGCATGGTGTCTTTCATTCCGGTGTCGGCAAGGCTTCGATGTCGCCGCGCAGGCTGCGCGCGGCGGCGTGCAGGTTCTTCATGGCGTCGGAACCGGGGGCGGCGTCGCTCCACAGGTGAACGAAGGCGAGGGCGGGTTGCGCGTCGAGGACGAGGGCGGCTGCCCGCGTGCCGCCGAGTCGGCCGGTCCAGGCGCCGGTGGCATCGTCGAAGGAGAGTCCGCGCCGCTGCATCGCGGCGCGCACGGCGCCGGCGGAGGCGCGCGCCGTCAGCGTGCGGCAGAAGTGCCATCCGGCGGGGATGGCATCGGCCAGTGCGGACGGCGCCGGCGGGGCCTCGGGCGACAGATGGACCCACAGCATGCCCGCAGCTTCGGCCACCGCGAAGGTCTTCGCGCAGACATTGCGCGGCGCCTGCATGGCCGGGTGCGCCGGAATGCTCGTGCACTGGCCGCTGCCGGCAGCGTATTGCCAGCCGTGGTACGCGCAGGACAGCCGGTTACCGACGACCTGGCCCAGGGTGAAGCGCACGCTGCGGTGCGGGCAGCGGTTCTCCCAGGCCTGGGGCGTGCCGTCGGCGGCGCGCCAGAGCGCGAGTTCCTGGCCTTCGGCGAAGCCGGCGACGATGTTGGCGCCGGGGCGCAGGTCGGCCGCGCGCGCAACCGGATGCCATCGGGCAGTGTCTTGTATGTCGTTCATTGGATCGTGGAGTGGCCGTGGGGTGCGCCATGCGGGGCTGGCGCCGGTGATACCGTACCGCTTCCACCGCACCGATGAAAGCCACATGAAGAGACGCAACTTTTCATTCATGAAACGCCGGGCGCCATGAGCCGCATCGACCTCGCCCTGGTCGAGGCGTTCGCACTGGTGGCCAGGAGCGGCAGCCTCACCCGGGCCGAAAGCCTCTCGGGAACTTCCAAGGCCACGCTGAGCCGGCAGCTCACGCGGCTCGAGGAACTGCTGGGCGCGCAGCTGCTGATGCGCAGCCCGCGAAGCATCACGCCCACCGAGGCGGGCCGCGCCTTTCTGCTGCGGGCGGAGGGCCTGCTCGACGAAGTGACCGGCCGGCTCGAAGCGGCGAGCACCGAGATCCACGAGCTGACGACGGGTGTCTCGGGCGGCCTGTCCTTGCTTTCGGACACGCAGTTCAGCACCTCCTTCGTCTGCCACGTGGTCAAGCTCTTCCTGGAATCGCACCCGAACGTGCGCTGCCAGCTCGACGTGGCCAGCGGCTTCCACGCGCCGCGCGTGGGCGACGTCGACTGTTATGTGTGCTCCGAGCCGCCGGATGCACCGAACCTCGTGGCCAAGCTGCTGGGGCGGCTGAACTACGGCCTCTACGCGAGCCCGCAGTACCTGTCGCGCCACGGCGTGCCGTCGACGCCGGAAGACCTGGCGCGGCACCAGTCGATCGTGATGAAGGAGCCATCCGTGGAACGCGCGCAGGTGTTGCTGGTGTCTGGCGCGTCGAGCTTCGCCTTCCGGCCTGAGGCCGCCTTCGAGACCAACGACCACTGGGTGATGAAGACCTTCTGCATCGATGGCCTCGGCATCGCGCTGCTGCCGGCCTTCTTCGTGCGCCCCGAAGCGGAGCAGGGCGTGCTCGTGCCGGTGCTGCCCGCATGGCAGCCCGAGCCGCGCCGCATCTATTGCGCCTACCAGCGCCAGCGCTACATGGGCCAGAAGCTGCGCGCCTTCGTCGACCTGATGGCGCGCTGCGTGGTGGACATCGACTCTTACAACTACTACGTGGGTTCGTCGGCCGGCCGGCGCCGCAAGGCGGCTGCAAGACCATAATCGTCGTCCGGCAGACAGACCCGACCCTCATCCATCATGAAGAAAATCCTCGTCCTCAACGGCCCCAACCTCAACCTGCTCGGCACGCGCGAGCCCGAACAGTATGGGCGCGACACCCTGGCCGACGTCGAACGCCTGTGCAAGGAAACCGGCGCGAAGCACGGCGTCGACATCGAATGCCGCCAGTCGAACCACGAGGGCGTGCTGATCGACTGGATCCAGGAAGCGGGCCGCGAAGTGGCCGCGGGCAACCTGCTCGGCGTGGTCATGAACCCCGGCGCCTACACGCACACTTCCATCGCGCTGCACGACGCCATCAAGGGCGCGAGCGTGCCGCTGATCGAACTGCACATCTCGAACGTGCATGCGCGCGAAGAGTTCCGCCACCACTCCTACATCTCGCCCGCGGCGAAGGGCATCATCGTGGGGCTCGGCGTGAAGGGCTACACCCTCGCCATCGCGGCCCTGGTCCCCTGAGAGCGATTTTTCGCGAACACCACGCGACGGCCCAGGGGGCCGCGGGTGTCGGGGCCAAAGCCAGAAACACCGCGGAACCGGCTTCGCCGGGCCGCAGGTGTTGCCCCCGGTAGGGGGAAGGAGTAGCGACACGAAGTGCGCGCATCCTGGGGGCGAGCTCAGGAACACCGAGGAACCGGCTTTGCCGGGCCTCTGGTGTTGCCCCCGGTAGGGGGAAGGAGAAGCGACACGAAGTGCGCGCATCCTGGGGGCGAGCCCAGAAACACCGCGGAACCGGCTTCGCCTGGCCGCAGGTGTTGCCCCCGGTAGGGGGAAGGAGAAGCGACACGAAGTGCGCGCATCCTGGGGGCGAGCCCAGGAACACCGCGGAACCGGCTTCGCCGGGCCGCAGGTGTTGCCCCCGGTAGGGGGTAGGAGTAGCGACACGAAGTGCGCGAATCCTGGGGGCGAGCCTAATACTGCTGCTTCGGTGCCGACGCCTTCCAGCTGCGGCTCACGCGGCCCTGGCTGTCGATGCTTTCCAGGTGCACGTCGAAGCCCCAGAGCCGGGCGACGTGCTTGAGCACTTCCTCGGCGCCGTCGTGCAGCGGCAGGTTGTTGCGCTGCGTGTGGCGCAGCGTCAGCGAACGGTCGCCGCGCGTGGCCACGTTCCACACCTGGATGTCGGGCTCGCGGCTGCTGATGTCGTACTGGCGCGACAGCGACTCGCGCAGCGAGTGATAACCGCTGTCGTCGTGGATCGCCGACACCTCGAGCTCCGACTCGCTCTGGAAATCGCGGATGGCGAAGAGCCGGAAGTCGCGCATCGTCTTCGGGCTCAGGAACTGGCCGATGAAGCTCTCGTCCTTGAAGTTGCGCATCGCGTAGTCGAGCGTCTTGAGCCAGTCGGTGCCGGCGAAGTCGGGGAACCAGCGGCGGTCCTCGGCGGTGGGCTTCTCGCAGATGCGGCGCAGCTCGGTGTACATCGCAAAGCCCAGCGCATAAGGGTTGATGCCGCTGTAGGCGCGATGGCCCACCGGCGGCTGGAAGATCACGCCGGTGTGCGAGCTGAGCCACTCCATCATGAAGCCGTCCGCCAGCTGGCCGCGGTCGTACATGGTGTTGAGCAGCGTGTAGTGCCAGAACGTCGCCCATCCTTCGTTCATGACCTGCGTCTGGCGCTGCGGATAGAAATACTGCGCGATCTTGCGCACGATGCGCACCACCTCGCGCTGCCAGGGCTCCAGCAGCGCGGCGTTCTTCTCGATGAAGTACAGCAGGTTCTCCTGCGGTTCCGACGGGAAGCGGCGCGCCGAGTCGGACTCGGCCACCTGCTCGCTGCGCCGCGGCAGCGTGCGCCACAGGTCGTTGACCTGCTGCTGCATGTGGCGCTCGCGCTCGGCGCGCTGCGCGCTCTCCTGCGCCAGCGAGCGCTTCTGCGGGCGGCGGTAGCGGTCGACGCCGTAGTTCATCAGCGCATGGCAGGAATCGAGCAGCTGCTCGACCGCGTCGAGGCCATGGCGTTCCTCGCACTCTGCGATGTAGTGGCGCGCGTAGACCAGGTAGTCGATGATCGACGACGCATCGGTCCACATGCGGAACAGGTAGTTGCCCTTGAAGAAGCTGTTGTGGCCGTAGGCCGCATGCGCGATCACCAGGGCCTGCATGGCCATGGTGTTCTCCTCCATCAGGTAGGCGATGCACGGATCGGAGTTGATGACGATCTCGT encodes:
- the aroQ gene encoding type II 3-dehydroquinate dehydratase yields the protein MKKILVLNGPNLNLLGTREPEQYGRDTLADVERLCKETGAKHGVDIECRQSNHEGVLIDWIQEAGREVAAGNLLGVVMNPGAYTHTSIALHDAIKGASVPLIELHISNVHAREEFRHHSYISPAAKGIIVGLGVKGYTLAIAALVP
- a CDS encoding glutathione S-transferase family protein — its product is MTMKLYDYPLSGNCFKVRQMLAWLGVAFETVPVDFHPGREHKSAAFLAHVNPLGQLPVIDDDGFVLRDAQAILVYLASRYDTQGRWHPADPKLRGQVAMWLATADEITRTASAARLHDALGYDHLDIEACRAGARAVFRVLDDHLAEQAANGLRWLAPATGPTIADLACFPYVALAGEGGIALDEFPALRNWVWDFRHLHGFIGMSGIFPAGPA
- a CDS encoding aromatic ring-hydroxylating dioxygenase subunit alpha codes for the protein MPFATDDPNMLDDWLVAGSATPEPRTTRLLGETVRLWSDADGTPQCRLGERPLAVQSRYGHFWVCPSGRPARPLFDFPEYGEPGRRAIDCGGIGVAVSGLRVIENFLDMAHFPFVHADYLGKVPHTEVAQYQVNIEPATGEIWATDCRFWQPRASAAHDSGSEVFYKYRVMQPFSAMLYKSSSRAGELDAIGIFLQPVDEERVIAHTLLACYDDVSTDAELIAFQQTIFGQDKPILENHAFKRMPLEGRAETPTRGDTSSVTYRRWLRERGMRFGTRAAA
- a CDS encoding LysR family transcriptional regulator — encoded protein: MSRIDLALVEAFALVARSGSLTRAESLSGTSKATLSRQLTRLEELLGAQLLMRSPRSITPTEAGRAFLLRAEGLLDEVTGRLEAASTEIHELTTGVSGGLSLLSDTQFSTSFVCHVVKLFLESHPNVRCQLDVASGFHAPRVGDVDCYVCSEPPDAPNLVAKLLGRLNYGLYASPQYLSRHGVPSTPEDLARHQSIVMKEPSVERAQVLLVSGASSFAFRPEAAFETNDHWVMKTFCIDGLGIALLPAFFVRPEAEQGVLVPVLPAWQPEPRRIYCAYQRQRYMGQKLRAFVDLMARCVVDIDSYNYYVGSSAGRRRKAAARP
- a CDS encoding SpoVR family protein, with protein sequence MSTILTPERPRLERLPSPSDWTFELIETYHTEIERTAKGYGLDTYPNQLEVITAEQMMDAYASVGMPMIYRHWSYGKQFIATEKNYKRGHMGLAYEIVINSDPCIAYLMEENTMAMQALVIAHAAYGHNSFFKGNYLFRMWTDASSIIDYLVYARHYIAECEERHGLDAVEQLLDSCHALMNYGVDRYRRPQKRSLAQESAQRAERERHMQQQVNDLWRTLPRRSEQVAESDSARRFPSEPQENLLYFIEKNAALLEPWQREVVRIVRKIAQYFYPQRQTQVMNEGWATFWHYTLLNTMYDRGQLADGFMMEWLSSHTGVIFQPPVGHRAYSGINPYALGFAMYTELRRICEKPTAEDRRWFPDFAGTDWLKTLDYAMRNFKDESFIGQFLSPKTMRDFRLFAIRDFQSESELEVSAIHDDSGYHSLRESLSRQYDISSREPDIQVWNVATRGDRSLTLRHTQRNNLPLHDGAEEVLKHVARLWGFDVHLESIDSQGRVSRSWKASAPKQQY
- a CDS encoding Rieske (2Fe-2S) protein; translated protein: MNDIQDTARWHPVARAADLRPGANIVAGFAEGQELALWRAADGTPQAWENRCPHRSVRFTLGQVVGNRLSCAYHGWQYAAGSGQCTSIPAHPAMQAPRNVCAKTFAVAEAAGMLWVHLSPEAPPAPSALADAIPAGWHFCRTLTARASAGAVRAAMQRRGLSFDDATGAWTGRLGGTRAAALVLDAQPALAFVHLWSDAAPGSDAMKNLHAAARSLRGDIEALPTPE